TAAGAATATATGGGAATATTCTTGCAAACAAGTTGGTAGCCACAATAGCAGCATATGCTTAGAACTACTAAAATAGGAAAAGCACTCAAGCTTCAGTGTGTCACTACTAAAAGAGTCCTTTCAAACACTGCAACCAGGATAAAGTTTCTCTTTACATATTCTAATTGCCCTATTCAAGTTGATGGATGGTTTACAGATAGACAATACTTTCTTGCTGGAACTTCCAAACTGGTATAGGGCATATGCTGAGAAAAGTTTCAGGTTGAACATTACATCGTatcattttttttttgtcttCAAGAAAAAACTGCCTCTGTCCTGAATAGGATGTCTCAGCGTTGTCTAAATATGcatgtatctagacatgttttaCTGTGTAGATACATGCGAATTTAGACAAAGTTCAGACATCCTATCTAGGATGGAGTAAGTATATGATTTCCgtattcatttttttaaaatagtTATTGGAAGTGTGAAGAATTTTCAGAAAATAAATTGCACTGAAGTTTCCTCAAAATACTTATTTTATTAGCAGGGGTGTTAAAATAAATTGCACTGAAGCTTGAGTtattcccccatttcgaaaataaAAACTGAAGCTTGAGTCTGATACTTTTGCATTACTTTTTAAATCTATTAAAACACAGGGTCAGCAAATTTAGAACATGTGTTTCGAGTTCTCCAGATTTATTGGTGAGTTAATGCTTGCATTCTAGATCAATAATGATGACActgaatttgagtttgaatcacttCCATAAGGCAGAAGGCACTTACCTCTTTGAATCTAACAATGTTCGGATGCCTAAGAGATCTGTGGTTCATAATCTCCCTTTGAACATTCTCATCAATCTATGAAAGCAGAAGAAGCAAAGTTGAAGTGTTAGTTGACCAATTAAAGATACTGAAACATCAAATCAACCCAAATAAGGCAAGGTGAATGTTTTGCTCCACAGGAGCAGCGAAACGTGAACAACAAAATGGTCAGAGATGGTGAATGTAACAGGCCAAAAAAATGGTGGTTATGTGCAAAAGACAAAAAGCGGTAAAGCCAATGAGAACTTCTGAAACATATATAATAAATTACAGGGTAGCATAAGAAAATAATCAGATAATATGAACCAAGATACATTAATCAAaattcttgttcttgttataatCAAAAAAGAAAGTCTGTGGCAGCATAGCACGCTCTAGCAGTATCATTGACTAAGTGAAAGATGTTGATGAAGCAGGGATTATAGGAAAGGGAGATGGGAAAAGGGTCCATAAGAAGCTTGGAGAGAAGTAAAAGTAACAACACATGCAAATAtatttggcaattggctaaatggggtaGATACTAGGTATAAAACGCTTATCAGAGTGGGCGCGATTGCAGTTGTATGGacgctatggctatgtagaaatgacaaaaattcttctctcatgcaggtcatttaccgatgtacggctttgctccgttcatggtcgccacttcagcgcttggaggaccgagacctctttatggaggtgtctacacggttggagaacacggccaaggagtttatttcccaacatgggtggctgcatattAGGCGGATTGAAGCCAACGAAGCATAGTCTAGTTTGGCTCTTTCGATGGATCTTTTAGAGTTTATTTGTTCAGACTTGATATtcgaacggctgtgtgcatcttagttgtgcagaggctgggtgtaatgcttGAATATTTTGAGTAATGaagcgccctttatcgaaaaatataTATGACCAAACAAACTAATTAGTAAAGCAAGTTTGCATAACAATGACAGATTATTTGCTACTTATTTGTGTTGAACAGAAAGAGGATTTACTACTTCTGGGGCGTTGTCTACCAGCTTTGTAGAGACTTATATTTAACTAATTAACTAGTACACCTTAAACAAGTCAACCATAGTTTTGCATAGTCTAACAAAATGCAACACAATCCAAGGAAACCTTACAAAATTGGACATGCCATTTCACTTAGGCTGCAACACAGCTGCAAAACGGGACACGTATATGGTGTTTTGGTTGGTGACCTTGAGACTAAAATCAACAAATAAAAGTTTGCCCAATTATAACTAAGGCGTGCATAGCAAGATACAAGTTTATAATAACTAGTCAAAATTACAATAAGCAACAAACATCCAGCAGGGCTTGGACTAATTAGCAGCAGGTGGAAATTCGTCTATTTAATCAGAGAGAGCAATGAGCAGGGCAGCCCCTGCATTGACCAGTGAGGAGCGATTCAAGGCCGATAAACCGAGCAGTGATGTCAACCATGTTTTCGTCAAAATCCAAGGCTTATTTACAAATATAAAGCCCCCAGAATTCGGGAGAGTAGGATTTTGGCTATAGGAACAGAGCAGATTGGGTTCTGCACTCTGCAGTAGTAGATCATCCAATCTGCTGAGCAAAATACGCCCAAGACCACTCACCTAGCTAGCGCCAAATTAGCAGAACCATCGGGTACCAACTGAACCAGTAGCAGGTCAGATGAAGAACCCCTGATCTTCATACACCAAGAAACTGAAACAAAATCTAGGAACGGATCATCAGACAGGGGGGAAATTGGAGCTGACCTTGTGGCCCCTCTCGATGAACTTGACGGCGAAGAGCTCCTTGGTCCTGATGTCCCGGACGAGCTTGGCCACACCGAAGTTGCCGGAGCCTATGTCCTTGATCACCTCGTACCGCTCCATCTCTGACTGCCCCGCAGCTCGTAATCGGCACTGGATCAAGAAGCACTAGTAGCGGAGAACCCGTGGCTAGCAGCTCAGGCAGGTCGGTCAAGAACCGAATAGAGGCAGTGGTGAGTGGAGTGGACAccaggagggagggagggagggaggaagCAGCTGAGCTAGGGGCGGAGGGGGGAGGAAGGTGAGGGGAGTGCGGTGTGGAAGGGGGTTGGCCTTTTGACGAAGCTGGTGGTCGCAGGCAGTGGCAAGTGCGTGGGGAGAGAGACGTAGCCATGTAGCCATACCGTCCGTCGTGGGCTATCACGCTCTGAAGTGGTCGCCTACTCGTCTTGCCCGCGGGTAGTAATCAATTTTGCAGAAAATCAGAAACCGTTTCTTCTGAAATTTCCATTTCAAAGGTCCGAAAACGATGGAACAGTACAGCACCACAAAACAGGAATTATTTAGCACCATTCTTTTCTTTCAATGTATCAATTACACATTTACACTCGGTGGTTGTACCACTATAATGTAAAAAACTGGTCAATAAGTTAAAGAGACCTCGCCACGGCGATGAACTACTGGCAACAGCTCAACCAAAACCATCACAAATAAGAACACCCAGACTGCAAAAGAGGTTTTTCACAAGCTTCATCTTCACCCGATTAGCCTAAGATCTTAATACAATGCATTCAATAAGAAACCGATCGATATTGCCAGATGTAACCAATGAAGACCATACCTAGGACTTAAGGAGCACCATCAAAAATGAAATGAAATCCCTAGTACCGCTACACTCGGGTGCTAATGTTGTTTCTGCAAATCACCAATCACTACATCATGTGCGTGGTCCCAACGGGAACATCGTCACGTGGCGGAACCGCGCTGGCATGACTGTACTCATCGCATCCAAGACCTGCCGTCCGCCATTACTTAGCAGTCTCGACCTCAACGTAAGCCATCTAGACCTTCTAGTCTTCCAATAAGAGCCGTGTTGACATCCCCCACCTACGCTAACACCATGAGATCACGGCGTGGATGCCAATGCCGACATGCACCATGTCGTCGACAAAAAGTAGAGCTTCGGGACGTGCTCCCTTAAAGCCGCACGGGCTGATGTTTGGGATGCCCATGACCAGATCTCATCCAATTCAGATGTCTAGGAGAGTCTTGCCTCAGTCCGTGAAGAAAACTTCCGATGGAGTCCGTAACTCATCAACAGCCAGATCGAGGACAAATGATATACTGAAAGATCAACGGGAAAACCACTAGGGTCGCCGCCCTTCCTTCCTTTTCCCCACCGGCTCGGCTGACCTCCACCTTCTTCACTGCGCCAAGGAGGAGTCCCCACTTCCTTCAGGGATGGGGCTCACAACAACCACACCAGCGGCGACGCTCGGTTTTGGCTCCTGGCATCACGTAGGGAGCGACGTCCGTGAGTGAACCGATCATATGTATTATTATATTGTTGTTAATTTAGCACCGCTACACGGACCAAACAAATAGATCATCACGCCTACTTGATCGTCCAAATATACCAGCAAAACATCATGCAATCCAATAAAAAAAACATAAATTTGTGTTGTTTTAAGGTACATTATGTCGGTCTAACACTCTAACTGTGCATTTCGTAAGTCAGAACAGTAGCGCCGCACTCAGTTAAGCTCGATCGTGATGTTTCCTTTTTCCGATCGTGATATTGACTTGCCAACCAATTAAAATCCTAAATTGTGTGTGTCGCCCCCCATGGGCCATGGCCGCTTCCACATCAGAGAATGAGCATAAGTGCAGAGAATTGCCCCACGGTCTTTCACAAGCGTCTCTACTACTTGTATACTTATCTCCTATTTTCAACGGTTCTCGATTCTTACTTTTGCAATGTAACACTTCATGATCCGCCAATGAATTTCATCATCCTTGGAAGATGCCACGGCCTAAAGTTGCATTAAAGGGGAACAAATAGAACTGAAAAGTGCCGATGCAATCTGAGAATTTCTTGGATGTCATTTTCAACGGTCCATAATTCTTATTTTTGTGATGTTGCCGTGATTCACTACAAAATTTCATCACCTTTGGAGATGCTACCGCATAAAGTTGCAACGAAGTGTCAAAAATAGCACGAAAAGGAGCCGATGCAATCTAAAAAATTCTCGGTTGTGGCATGAAAATCACGAATGTGCCAGGCATGTTCAGACTGTGCTTGATAATAAGAAACTGATTCGTGTGGACCAAATAGAGAGAGATGTGCTCTGATCCGCTAAACACTAATCAATTCGGAATGTCCATATGGCATCACCCTGACCAGAAGAGGCAAACGATGGAACTAACTATGAGCTACGAATGAGCAGGAAAAGGTTTTATCTGCTCAGGTGACATGGGTACTACTGCTGGCAAAAGGATTACTATAACTTGTGTGGCTAGGTATGGTTATAAATTTCAACGCCAAATAGCGATGTCGATAAAATCACTTCAGTGCGCATTATTGCATCGTCTTTAGGTCGTACAATCATCAAGCTGATTTGCACCTGACAAGCCAATAAGAACATTATTAGTTCTCGTCATTGATAATGTTTTTTTAGGGTACATTGATAATGTTCAGAACAAATATTGCAAATGATGTATGCAACCTAACATCATTAACCGTTACGGTAGGCTCATGTGCGTATGAAACTTCTCTATCTAATCCACCTTATCCAGCCGAaaacaacatatcttccagtccTCCAAAAAAAGGAAACCGTGCCAGTGCAATCGCTTGCAGGCCTCTTTCGTCTATCTTCTTCAGGTAACAAACTGAAGTGCTGTGTTGATGCAGCAATCTTGGCGATTTacaaaaaataacccaaaagtgaaagaaaagcacagactaaccctccggcgaaactatttcaccaatctaacccttttgtgtggcgcccctcccacgggcgccacacatgcccatgtggctcccctcctgccggcgccactgtcccagccgacgtggccccctcgccgctgagctggtgcgcccatccgacgtggcagcatgtgtggcgcccctcccaacggcgccacacatgcacttggaattgcccaaaacatactgtgagacaaatcttctgggacttagccgttttgcgaggctcgatgtgtggcgccgatgccacgggcgccacactagcctgtgtggcgccgatgccacgggcgccacacatagaggctcgcgaaaacggctaaggacttatcgtccggagcccctggatgttttcgacccaatagttcatataagttggcatgtgtggcgccgatgccacgggcgccacactagcatttgtggcgccagtgggaagggcgccacacattgacttgtgttaaaaacatgaaaaatcctaccaaactccaacagttacgagtacaacattggacataacaagtagcaatttcatgacatacacatataacacttcataggtcacattgtagcacgtagattcaaacaacaagtagcattacagaccatggttcgaaatgacatagggttcacaaatcgatacttatgaatatagagtttacaacaacacgtagcacatcctagtagcgtcctcgacgtgccgtcctcgcgggctgcttccggacggccatcctcttcgtccgctgccgtggctgttgttgctgctgctcctgctgctcctgctcctcctcctgctcctcctgctcctcctcctcctcctcatctgaagagaacggctcgtcgttcctcatcctcgacaaagctgatctccgcggcggcccgtcatcctcctcagtgacaaccttctttcctcggttaaCATAATCTTtcggagtgtaccggtttggagccttgccccttggcttgaactggtaagctgaccgtggggcttgcttggaggtat
This region of Lolium perenne isolate Kyuss_39 chromosome 2, Kyuss_2.0, whole genome shotgun sequence genomic DNA includes:
- the LOC127332600 gene encoding uncharacterized protein → MTQNTARKMRRLASLLGCREGEIATSSSSEEREIPEDDLILSQGILPKHTSKQAPRSAYQFKPRGKAPNRYTPKDYVNRGKKVVTEEDDGPPRRSALSRMRNDEPFSSDEEEEEEQEEQEEEQEQQEQQQQQPRQRTKRMAVRKQPARTARRGRY